A genomic window from Haliaeetus albicilla chromosome 10, bHalAlb1.1, whole genome shotgun sequence includes:
- the LOC104322687 gene encoding feather keratin B-4 produces MSCYDLCSPTPCGPTPLANSCNEPCVRQCQDSTYVIQPSPVVVTLPGPILSSFPQNTTVGSSASAAVGDALNAGGVPISSGSSLGLGSLGYSGLGGLYGRSYRRYNRCGP; encoded by the coding sequence ATGTCCTGCTATGACCTGTGTTCTCCCACTCCCTGTGGCCCAACCCCACTGGCGAATAGCTGCAAtgagccctgtgtcaggcagtgccaggaTTCAACATACGTGATCCAGCCCTCTCCtgtggtggtgaccctgcccggcccgatcctcagctccttcccacaAAATACCACAGTGGGATCCTCAGCATCTGCAGCTGTAGGAGATGCTCTCAATGCTGGCGGGGTCCCTATCTCCTCTGGCAGCTCCTTGGGGCTCGGGAGCCTTGGATATTCAGGTCTAGGTGGCCTTTATGGGAGGTCCTACCGTCGTTACAACCGGTGTGGGCCATGA